The Candidatus Polarisedimenticolia bacterium genome contains the following window.
TGGCGCGAGCCCAGGCCGATCGCACGAAGGGTCGGACCGGCCTCACGAGCGAAGAGCGCGCGGAGCTGGCGCGGCTGCGCAAGGAGAACCGCGAGCTGCGCATGGAGCGCGACATCCTAAAAAAAGCCACGGCCTTTTTCGCCAAGAACCCCGCGTAACGTTTGCCTGG
Protein-coding sequences here:
- a CDS encoding transposase, which produces MQTSAKGRRSRRQFTSVFKNGAVRLVLDEGKTIGAVARELDLTPSALAHWVARAQADRTKGRTGLTSEERAELARLRKENRELRMERDILKKATAFFAKNPA